CATCTTGTGCGCAAGGTCGGCCACCGTAATGGTTTCCGGCACATGCACTTCACGCACGATCGGTTCGGTCGGTGCCTGGAAGGTCGTGGCTTCCTGATGTTTGCCACGGCCCTTCGGACCGCCGCGCCAGCCGCGATCGACGCCGCCGCTCGTGTCGCCGCGTGTCTTGATGCCGCGGCGCTTCGCTGCGTCGTCCTGCCAGCCGCCCTTGCCGCCCGCCTTCTTCTTGTCGCCGCCGGGACCTGCCGGCTGCGTAGTCGCTGCCGGTTGTGCCGCGGTGGTCGCAGGTTTCTTCGCAGCCGGACGCGCCGACGTTTCGCCTGCCGGACGCGCCGGCTTGTGCAGCGTGCCCTTTGCTTCAGCGGGCTTGGCCGGTTCGGCGGGCTTCGGTGCCGGTTCCGGCGCCTTCACCTGCGCCTTGCGCGGCGTGTTCATCATTTCGCGGATCGCGCGTGCTTCGGCTTCCGCCTTGGCGCGGCGCTTCGCGATTTCTTCCTGTTCGATACGCGTCTTTTCGGCCTGCTCGCGTGCAGCGTCTTCGGCCTTCTTCGCCGCTTCGCGCTGCGCTGCGCGTTCTGCCGCCGCGCGCTCTTCGTCCTGCGACGACGCACGCTCCTGCTCGGCCTGCTCGCGAGCTGCCGCTTCGGCCACCGCCGCCGCGCGCTTCTTCGCCGCTTCCTCTTCGGCGCGGCGACGCTCCGCCTCGGCCGCCTGTTCGCGTGCCTGACGCTCGGATTCTTCAGCCGCGAGACGCTCCTGGCGCTCCTTCAGCTCCTGAGCCTGCTTCTCAAGCAGTTCCGCCTCGTGACGCGCTTCTTCCTCGCGACGCTGCAGTTCCTGATCTTCCGCTTCGACCACATTGTTCGATGCTTCCGCGCCTTGCTCGACGGCTTCGTCACGGCGGACGAACGTACGCTTCTTGCGCACCTCGACCTGAATGGTGCGAGCTTTACCCGTCGCGTCGGACTGCTTGATCTCCGACGTATGCCGCTTGGTCAGCGTGATCTTGCGCTTGTCGGCATCGTTCGAGCCGTGTGACTTGCGCAAGTGGTCAAGCAGACGCGCCTTGTCCGTTTCGGACAAGGCATCGTCCTCACTCGCTTTCTGAACACCCGCCGCGTGCAGCTGCTCGAGCAGCACGCCTGCAGGCATTTTCAGTTCCGCGGCAAATTGGGCTACGTTGTTACTCGCCATTCATTCCTCTTAATGCAAGGACCAATTCCTTGCGGTTAGCATCGGGTCATGCAGCCTTACGGCCGCGATCAGGTCAGTGGTTCATGGTCTTGGATCTCATTGAAACCAGTGTTCACGGGCCTTCATAATCAACGCCTTGGCGGCGTCTTCATTCATGCTGGTCATCTCAACCAGCTCGTCGACGGCCAGTTCTGCCAGCTCGTCGCGTGTATGGATCTGATGTTCAGCCAGCTTCGCGAACAGCTCGTCGTCCATACCGTCAAGGCTCTTCAGGTCGAGCGCAACGCCTTCGACCTTCTCCTCGTTCGCAATCGCCATCGTCAACAGTGCGTCACGCGCGCGGTTACGCAGCTCGTGAACCGTGTCTTCGTCGAATGCTTCGATTTCGAGCATCTCGTTGAGCGGCACGTATGCGATCTCTTCGAGACTCGTGAAACCTTCGTCGATCAGGATGTCGGCAACTTCTTCGTCGACATCGAGACGCGCCATGAACAGGTCGCGCAGTACGCTGCGTTCCTGGTTCTGCTTTTGCGCAGACTCGTCCGGCGTCATGATGTTGATCTGCCAGCCGGTCAGTTCGCTGGCAAGACGCACGTTCTGGCCGCTGCGGCCGATAGCGACGGCCAGTTCGTTTTCGTCGACGACGACGTCCATCGAATGCTTTTCTTCATCGACGACGATCGACTGGACGGCTGCCGGCGCGAGCGCGCCGATCACAAACTGGGCGGGATCTTCCGACCATAGCACGATGTCGACGTTTTCGCCACCGAGCTCGTTGCGCACGGCCTGCACGCGCGAGCCGCGAATGCCGACGCAGGTGCCGATGGGTCGATGCGCTTGTCGTACGCGACCACGCCGATCTTCGCGCGCACGCCCGGATCACGCGCAGCCGCCTTGATTTCCAGCAGGCCCTGCTCGATTTCCGGCACTTCCATTTCGAAGAGCTTCATCAGGAACTCGGGCGCCGTACGCGACAGTTCGATCTGCGGACCGCGCGCAGTGCGATCGACCTTGCCGATGTACGCGCGCACACGGTCGCCGACGCGCAGGTTTTCCTTCGGAATCAGCTGGTCGCGGCGCAGCAGCGCTTCGACACGGCCCGATTCGACGATGAAGTTGCCCTTGTCGAGACGCTTGACGGTGCCCGTCATGATGCTTTCGCCGCGCTCGAGGAAGTCGTTCAGGATCTGCTCGCGTTCCGCGTCGCGCACCTTCTGCAGGATCACCTGCTTGGCAGCTTGCGCGCCAATACGGCCGAATTCGATGGACGGAACGGGTTCTTCCAGGAAGTCGTCGATCTGTGCATCGGACTTCTGCTCACGCGCTTCGAACAGCAGGATTTCCTGATCCGGCTCCTGCAGCCCTGCTTCGTCGGGCACGACTTTCCAGCGACGGAACGTCTCGTGCTCGCCGCTTTCACGGTCGATATGAACGCGGATGTCCGCGTCTTCGTCGAAGAGTTTCTTGGATGCAGACGCGAGCGCTGCCTCGAGCGCGGCAAACACCACGTCCTTGTCGACATTTTTTTCGCGTGCCAGCGCATCCACCAGCATCAACACTTCGCGACTCATTGTTTGCGGCTCCTAAAGTCAACTTTCGGAACGAGGCGTGCCTTGTCGATATCCGCGAGCGTGAAATCCAGCATCGCGGCGCCTTCCTTCCCTTCAAATTCCAGACCGATCGTTTCGCCTTCGGGCGCATGCAGGATGCCCCGGTACGATTTCCGTCCGTCCAATGGCTTTTTCAATGTGATGACCGCCTGGCTGCCCGCGAAGCGTTCGAAGTCCGCCAGTTTTTTCAGCGGACGGTCGAGACCCGGCGACGAAACTTCAAGACGCTCGTAATCGATGTTTTCGACCGTCAGAACGTGCTGGAGCTGACGGGTAACTTTTTCGCAGTCTTCGATCCCGATGCCGGCGGGCTGGTCGATATACACGCACAGCATGCCGCGCCCGGTGCGCTCGAGATCGACGAGCTCATAGCCGAGGCCCACGACCGTGGTTTCAATCAGTTCCGTCAGTTGCACAGTGCCCTCTAAGATGTTCGCGCTGCAACCTTCGCGATACACCCGCGAGCTGCGCGCCAAGCCGGCGCACGTTCGTGCTACCCGAGATGCCGATCCACATAAACTAAGCGGCAAAAAAAAATGGGCGAAACGCCCATCATCTTATTGCCGGTGGTCGCACCTGAGCCGCACATGAAACCGCACGCCCAGTGACTTCGTGATTGTAGCCATTTTTCACGATGAACGCAAACCGCCGACCGGCCACTGACGCCCATTTGCGGCTGATTCCGCCGTAATCAAGGCGTGAAACCGGGTGTTTTACGGCATTTCCTGCCGATGGCCTCGCGCGACGCAAACCAGCGAAGCAGCGTAGGCGAAGCAGGCCCAACGCAAACCGGGGCGCGAACGCCCCGGTCATTCAATCATGCCACGCGACGGGCAGATCAAGAGTGCCCGCAACGATGACGCAATCAGCGTCCGCGCGATCGGTTGCGGGGCGCGCCGCCGCTGCGATTGCCGCCGCCGGCGTTCGGATTACCACCGGTGCGATTGCCGCCGTTGCTCGACCGGTTGCCGCCCGGCGCGCCGTTCGGCGTGCGGCCACCGCCGCTTCCGCCGCGCTTCGCATTGGCGCCCGCAGCCGCGCGATTGCCCGAAGGCGCGCGATTACCGTCGACGTCGCCGCGACCAGGACGGCCACGCCCTTCGCCGCGATTGGGGTTCGCATTGCCGAAGCCGCCGCCAACGCCAGAATTCAATGCGCCGAATGCGCCCGCGCCCTTCCCGCCGCGCCGGTTCTGACCGCCACCGCGTGGCTGCTGCTGATCGAAACGTCCATGCGACATCAGCACCGGCTCGCGGTTGATGAAGCCCATCGACGTCTGCATCGGATCAGGCTGACGACGCTCCGGCTCGCCACGGCGTCCGCCCTTCTCTTCGGCCGGCGCCTTCAGACCCACCGACGCCAGCAGGCTGCGCACCTGATTGTCTTCGAGTTCTTCCCAACGGCCGCGCTTCAGGCCGCGCGGCAGCGTGATCGGACCGTGACGCGTGCGGATCAGCCGGCTCACCATCAGGCCGACGGCTTCGAACATTCGGCGCACTTCGCGGTTGCGCCCTTCGGCGAGCGCGACGTGATACCAGTGATTCGTACCTTCGCCGCCACCGTCGCGAATACGCAGGAAGTTCGCCGGACCATCGTCCAGTTCAACGCCGTGCAACAGCTTTTGCCGGTTGCCTTCCGCCAGCTCTCCGACCACGCGCACCGCGTATTCACGCTCGACGCTGTAACGCGGATGCATGAAGCGGTTCGCCAGATCGCCCGACGTGGTCAGCATCAGCAAGCCTTCCGTATTGAAGTCGAGGCGGCCGACAGCCAGCCACTTCGCGGTCTTCATCGGCGGCAGCTTGTCGAATACCGACGGACGGCCTTCCGGGTCGGCATGACTGACGATTTCGCCCGTCGGCTTGTGATACAGCAGCACACGAGGCGGTTTGTTCTGCAGCTTGCGCTTGACGGGCTTGCCGTTGATGCGCACCAGATCGGTCGGCATGATGCGCTGGCCGATGTGCGCCGGCTCGCCATTGACCGACACGCGGCCCGCGACGATCAGCTCTTCCATCTCGCGGCGCGAGCCCATGCCCGCCTCGGCGAGCACCTTGTGCAGCTTGGGCGCGTCGTCGTCCGGCGACAGCACGCGCTTGGGCGCGGCCGGCCGGCCACGGCGCAGCATCGGCGCACGCACGCCGCCCGTTCCGGTGTTGTCGGCATCGAAGGCCGGCGACGTCACCCAGGCGAACAGATCGTCCTGCTTGTCGCCTTCGGCCGATGCCGCAGGCGCCACGTCACTCGCATCGCCACCACGGCTCTTGCGCTGATTGCCTTGATTACCTTGCCGCGGGCCCTGCTGGCCGCCCTGGCCTTGTCCCTTGCCGCCCGCGCGACGGCCGCCCTGGCCTTGTCCCTTGGCGGCCGCGTCCTTGCGCGGCATCCGCACTTGCGCGACGACTTCGCCGTCGGGCGGCGCTTCCGTCACGACGGATGCCGGCTGCGCGGCAGCGTCGGCCGTCTTCGCCTTCGTCCCCGCGCGGCGGCGCGCGATCAGGCTGCGCGGACCGCGTCGCAGGCCGCGGCGCGGACGCTCGTCGCCTTCGGCGTCCGGCGCCTGCGCGCCGCGCTCGCTGTCGCCCGCCGACGTTTGCGCCGTGCGCGTTTCGTCGGGGCGCGCAGCAGCGAAGGCGCGCTCGGATTCGGACGAATCGGTGTCGTGGATGTCTGTCAAAACAACCTCAAAATGTCAGGTCGCGCGCCCATTGCGGGCGCGGCAAAAAGTACGGTTACGTCAGGCGCTGCGCGACTCGGTTTCGTCGTCGGCGAGTTCGCCCGCGTCGGGTGCGGTGTCGCGGCGATCATGATGATCGTCATGCACTGCTTGACTCTGGTCTGGTCCGGCCGGGTTGGCGCGAGCCGCGTCCCCAGTCTCGTTATGCAATTCGCGCGTGCCTTCCTGCGGCTCTTCCGACTGCGCGTCGAAACCGGCTTCATGAGCCAGTTCTGTTTCGTGCGTCGCCTCGTCGGCGATGCGGTGTTCGGTGTGCGCCAACGCATCCGTGCGCTCGACGCCGCGTTCGGCATGGTCAACAGATGCTTGCGACGCCGTGTGCACGTCTTCTTCAAGCGTTGCCACTTCGCCCGCGTCGGGTTGCGGCTGCGTTTCTTCGCTGGCGCGTTCAGCTTCGACGGCGGCATCCGGCGGTTCTACACCTTCGGGTGCAGCATGAGCCATGCCATCGACAGCGTCGTCGCCCACGACCACAGCGACGCTCTCGACCTCGACATCGACCGTTTCGCCGTCCGTGAACTCGATTGCGTGCTGCGCGAGCAGATCGATGTTCGATTGCGCCGATGGATCGTCGAGCGGCGGCAGTTCTTCGAGCGACTTCAGGCCGAGGTCGTCGAGAAACGAGCGCGTCGTCACGTAAAGCGCCGGGCGGCCCGGCACATCGCGATGGCCGATCACTTCGATCCAGCTGCGGTCTTCGAGCTGCTTCACGACCTGCGTATTCACGGTTACGCCGCGAATTTCCTCGATATCGCCGCGCGTGACGGGCTGCCGGTACGCGATGATCGCAAGTGTCTCGAGCACCGCGCGCGAATACTTCGGCGGCTTCTCGGGATGCAGGCGGTCGAGATACGTGCGCATCGCGGGCTTGCTCTGGAAACGCCAGCCGGACGCCAGTCCGATGAGTTCGACACCGCGTCCGGACCAATCGTGCTTCAGGTCTTCAAGCAACGTGCGGACCGTATCCGCCGACACGCCGTCGGCAAACAGCTTACGCAAATCACCGAGCTTTAACGGCTCCTGCGCGCAGATCAAGGCAGTCTCGAGGACGATCTTCGCCTCTTGGGTATTCATGCAGCTAGGTCAGACCCTGTGGTCAAAGAAACCGGATCAAACAGACGATGTGGAACTGAAGACGCGCTCGCCCGATTCTGATCGGTCATATTGATGGGAGCACGCACCGGGGGGAGGCGAAAAAGGCATCGAGCCAAACCCAGCCGGACGACGGAGCAGCGAAATTCCGCGAGGGAACCGCGTGACTGGCTGCCATATTACGCAAAAACAATCGGTGCGTAAAGACGAAATCCAAACTGCACCGTAATCGACATGTACGGCCATGCATAACGCGTCGGCGCGCCACGTGACTTCGGGACGCGGCGCCGTTATCCCATGACCAACACGTTCAGCGCATTCAGCGCGCGGCGCTGTGCCGTTCGAGATAGTCTTTGAGCCTCTCGACGCCCGCGTCGAGCCGCGCCGTGTCGCACGCGTAGCACCAGCGCACGAAGCCCTCGCCTTCGGGCCCGAACGCGCTGCCGGGCGCGAGCCCGAGCCTCGCATCCCGTACCAGCGCCTTGCACAGATCGAGACTGCGCGACGCGCCCGGCAACGAGAAGAACACGTACATCGCACCCGGCGGCGCCTTCACGTCGACGCCCGGCACGGTCGACAGCGCCCTCACCAGGTGATCGCGCGAGGCCCGCAAATCGGCGACCAGTTCGCGCGTGAACGCCGCGCCCTGCTCGATCGCCGCGATGCCCGCCTGCTGCACGAACGCCGGCGAACAGGACGTGTTGTACTCGACGAGCTTGCCGAGATCGTCCATCAGCGAGGCCGGCGCGACGATCCAGCCAAGCCGCCAGCCCGTCATCAGCCACGCTTTCGAGAACGAGTTGACGCAGATCACGCGCTCGTCGCGCGCGGCGAGGTCGAGGAACGACGGCGCAGTTTCGCCCGGCTCGCCTGCGTAGTAGAGACGCTCGTAAACCTCATCGGCAACGATCCAGATGCCGTGGCACCGGCAATGCTCGAGCACGGCGCGCTGCTCGTCGCGGCTCATCACCCAGCCGGTCGGATTGTTCGGCGAGTTCAGCATCAGCAGCTTGGTATCCGGCGTCAGCGCGGCGAGCAGCCGCTCCAGATCGAGCTGCCAGCCCTGCGCACCATAATCGAGCGACACGGTTTCGACCTGTGCGCCGAGAATCTTCGGAATCTCGACGAGGTTCGGCCACAGCGGCGTCACGGCCACCACGCGGTCGCCCGCGCCCACGACCAGTTGCGCCGCCAGCATCAGTGCATTGACGCCCGCGCTCGTCACGGCCACCTGTTCGGCCGATGTCGGCCCGTGCAGCGCGCTCACATAGCGCGCGAGCGTCTCGCGCAACGGCGCGATGCCGAGGTTATGCGTGTAGAACGTCGCGCCTGAAGCGAGCGCCGTGCTCGCGGCATCGCGAATGAACGGCGGCGTCACGCGGTCGGACTCGCCGAACCAGAACGGCAACACGTCCGGCAAACCAAAGCCGGCGTTCGCGACTTCGCGGATCTGCGACGGACGCAGCGCACGCACGGCGTCGCGGGCGTCCGGTCGCGCGGTTGGCAGCGACGCGGTTGGCATCGATTCAGGCATCTGAGACGGGGCAAGTCCGTTTGGCGCATCGAGGGTCCCGGCGGGTCTGTCGAAAGATGCGAGTGTAACGTGTCGCAAAATGTGGACGGCGCGAATCCGGCAAGCGCGCCCGAT
The DNA window shown above is from Paraburkholderia sp. PGU19 and carries:
- the rimP gene encoding ribosome maturation factor RimP — encoded protein: MQLTELIETTVVGLGYELVDLERTGRGMLCVYIDQPAGIGIEDCEKVTRQLQHVLTVENIDYERLEVSSPGLDRPLKKLADFERFAGSQAVITLKKPLDGRKSYRGILHAPEGETIGLEFEGKEGAAMLDFTLADIDKARLVPKVDFRSRKQ
- the rluB gene encoding 23S rRNA pseudouridine(2605) synthase RluB, with translation MTDIHDTDSSESERAFAAARPDETRTAQTSAGDSERGAQAPDAEGDERPRRGLRRGPRSLIARRRAGTKAKTADAAAQPASVVTEAPPDGEVVAQVRMPRKDAAAKGQGQGGRRAGGKGQGQGGQQGPRQGNQGNQRKSRGGDASDVAPAASAEGDKQDDLFAWVTSPAFDADNTGTGGVRAPMLRRGRPAAPKRVLSPDDDAPKLHKVLAEAGMGSRREMEELIVAGRVSVNGEPAHIGQRIMPTDLVRINGKPVKRKLQNKPPRVLLYHKPTGEIVSHADPEGRPSVFDKLPPMKTAKWLAVGRLDFNTEGLLMLTTSGDLANRFMHPRYSVEREYAVRVVGELAEGNRQKLLHGVELDDGPANFLRIRDGGGEGTNHWYHVALAEGRNREVRRMFEAVGLMVSRLIRTRHGPITLPRGLKRGRWEELEDNQVRSLLASVGLKAPAEEKGGRRGEPERRQPDPMQTSMGFINREPVLMSHGRFDQQQPRGGGQNRRGGKGAGAFGALNSGVGGGFGNANPNRGEGRGRPGRGDVDGNRAPSGNRAAAGANAKRGGSGGGRTPNGAPGGNRSSNGGNRTGGNPNAGGGNRSGGAPRNRSRGR
- a CDS encoding pyridoxal phosphate-dependent aminotransferase → MPTASLPTARPDARDAVRALRPSQIREVANAGFGLPDVLPFWFGESDRVTPPFIRDAASTALASGATFYTHNLGIAPLRETLARYVSALHGPTSAEQVAVTSAGVNALMLAAQLVVGAGDRVVAVTPLWPNLVEIPKILGAQVETVSLDYGAQGWQLDLERLLAALTPDTKLLMLNSPNNPTGWVMSRDEQRAVLEHCRCHGIWIVADEVYERLYYAGEPGETAPSFLDLAARDERVICVNSFSKAWLMTGWRLGWIVAPASLMDDLGKLVEYNTSCSPAFVQQAGIAAIEQGAAFTRELVADLRASRDHLVRALSTVPGVDVKAPPGAMYVFFSLPGASRSLDLCKALVRDARLGLAPGSAFGPEGEGFVRWCYACDTARLDAGVERLKDYLERHSAAR
- the scpB gene encoding SMC-Scp complex subunit ScpB; this encodes MNTQEAKIVLETALICAQEPLKLGDLRKLFADGVSADTVRTLLEDLKHDWSGRGVELIGLASGWRFQSKPAMRTYLDRLHPEKPPKYSRAVLETLAIIAYRQPVTRGDIEEIRGVTVNTQVVKQLEDRSWIEVIGHRDVPGRPALYVTTRSFLDDLGLKSLEELPPLDDPSAQSNIDLLAQHAIEFTDGETVDVEVESVAVVVGDDAVDGMAHAAPEGVEPPDAAVEAERASEETQPQPDAGEVATLEEDVHTASQASVDHAERGVERTDALAHTEHRIADEATHETELAHEAGFDAQSEEPQEGTRELHNETGDAARANPAGPDQSQAVHDDHHDRRDTAPDAGELADDETESRSA